DNA from Eubalaena glacialis isolate mEubGla1 chromosome 2, mEubGla1.1.hap2.+ XY, whole genome shotgun sequence:
TCCTGAGGCTGAGAAAGCCTGTGGATTCTGTTACAGAAGCAGGAACTGGATTACACTTAGTGGGGGCTATTTGGGTCTGATATGAGTGAAAATTCTCAAGTCTATTCAAAGTCAGCCCTGGAGGAGCCACTTGCATGTGGGACTAAGAAAACTAAATTAACAGGCTGCCCTTGGGAGCGTGCTGAAGAGCAGCGAACTCCTAAAGCTGGGTGTTTTGACCCCTACTTTTTGACCCTAAGGACTCTTTGATGTCATAAACTCAGACCTGGGTCTTTTCACACTTGCTACTCTCAGAGCCCCCAATACAAGGCCCTTAGGGCCAAGTCACTGGGTTCAAATTTCTGGCTTTATTGCTCTAGAaggatgaccttggacaagtatcTCAATCTCCCTGGGCTTCAGTGTCCTTATCTGCCAAATGGGGATATTGATGGGAATCTCATAGGGCTGCTGTGAGATTTAGTAGGGAAAGGCAGCACAGCTCAGTGACTGTGTGTAGTGAGTGCTGAGTGGATGCTagtcatcatcaacatcattgtCGTTGTTCTTGTTGTAATCTAGGGGATGTAGGGACTTTGGGAAATTCTTgattctcctttcttccctgctTTGGGCAGACTGAGATTTCAGTCTACTATtatcactcctttttttttttctatagccaTCAATCTCCTTGTGGATTTTGGGAGAGCTGAACTTCCATATTCAGGACCATGTTGCTGACAGCCCAGTAGTGATCTTGCCTGGCCTGACAGTTATTGGCCTCTCATTCTCACCTATGTTGGccaacatttgtgtgtgtgtgtggtgtgtgagtgGGTGTGTATGGTGGTGGTGGATGAAGCTTGGATTGgggaatatttttccatcttctctTTCAGTACCTTATCCTCAGACTTGAAGAGTCTATAACATGTGGTAAGAAGACAAAGGCACCTACCAATGTGATCATGATCACCACCATCAATACCATCACCATCCTGGGCATCTACTTGGAGCTATGGAAAGCACAGCCCTCAGGTCAAGAGAAGTGGATTCTGGTCCTGACTTTCATTGGCTGGCTTTGTAGCTTTGAGTAAGTCAATTAATCTCTCTCTGAATTTCACTCTTCTGATCTaagaaatggggaaaagaatGTCACTCCAACCTCTACAACCAATGTTGTGTTAGGATaatcagtaataataaaaatgcacatTTGGAGAATAGACTTCAAAGAATTCATTTCTCATACATTTTCACTTTGAATTCCAATAACCACCCTATGAGCTATGTATCGAGGTACTCCTTTTTCAGATAGGAGAAATAGGATTCAAAGAGACTAATTACATGTGAATTCAGGGTTACAGAGCAAGAAACTGGACCACCCATGTATTTAATTCAAGTCTACTGGTCATCCTATCCTTTTCACGTCAACATGCCCTAAGCCTTACCTCGAAAGAAAACATAATTGATAAGAAGCATCACAGTGTCAGGGTCTATCTTCTTGATTAGGTTGTTGATTCTCCACTGGGTTTTCACGCTGACATAGTCATTGATCTGTTCTGAGCATTTTCTGAGTTCTGGAAGTTGGTGGGGACAGTGTCTGCCTTGTAAAGGTTCTTGACATCTGTCAGAAACTTCTTCTGTGGCTTTAGCTTCTGGTTGATAAACAAGGCATTCCCGAGTCTCATCTTACTGTCCTGGTTCGCCTGGTTCAGCCTGTGGATGAGGTAATGGAAGCCTTCATGAAGGTCTTTCTTGGGTATATTCCTGAAATTGAAGGCTTCCTTGATCTCAGCCAGGGTGGAGTCCTGGGCACCCAGACACAGCATGGCGAAGGCCATAGAGATGCTCCCAGGGGATAACAAGATATTATTGTCAGGGCTGTTGAAGGACAGCTTCTTGAACAGCTTGAGGCCAAAGTCTGTGTTTCACTTTGCAAGCTCCTGAGCTGTCGTACTTCCCTTCCCTGCTTGGCCCTGACTCACAGCTTCATGATTCTCTGGAGAGAAGTTGGGCTTCAGAAGACCTTCCACGGTGAGGAGGCCAGCCAGAAGCAGGCCCGGGACCAGCATGGGGTTCATTTTCCTTGGAGATTTTCCTATTGAGTAGTAGACCCGATGTTagcagaaaagagaacaaaagaaccccATTACCCCTGTCTTATCCACAAGGAAGACCAATGAAAGAAGTGATACAGTGACCAGCGTGTGCTGTGCATAGCAGTTCATAAGTGCTTTCACATCCATTACAGCATGTAGCTTTTGCAGTCACCTCAGGAAATAGAAATAATTGCATAAATGAGAAGTCTGAGTGTAGAGGAGTCTTATAGTAAGAGGATCTCAGTTCCTTTAAGGAACTGCTTCCTCCTCTCCATTGGATCACAATAAGAATACCCCATGGTGTGGGCATCTGATGCAGGCTAAGCCATCATAACACTGTATTCCCCTGCCACACTGATTAGTTAAGAAATGAGAGGGTGACAAAAATCAGATAAATCAGTGTCTTTCTTTGAGAATGCAAAGTCCTCTTAACTCTGGGGTGACTGGCTTAATGGTAAAGCCTTGGACCTGAATGTGGACATGACATCCACATATAGAAggaaagatgagagagagagagagagaggtggaaagagagaaataagaagACATATTTGGTGACATCTTTGGAGTTCCTGGATTGAGCTTTACCTGAAGCCACCCACTTCCATTTTTCAAAGTTATAAGAGCCAGTAAATATCCCTTTCAGAGCTGGCTGGCTTGAGTTGGAGTATTTTTCCTTACAACCAGAGATAAAGTCCTTTGTCTAAGATCACATGGTAAGTGGTAGATAACCACCCCAGGAGAACCCAGGTCTCTAGCAAACTTCCTTCCCTAGACCTTTTCCAGGGAAGAAAAGAGGGCAGCGTCATGGAGAGAAAAGGCCAAATCTGCCTGGCTCCAGGACTGCTGCTTCTTTCACCACCTCTCAGCTTTGACATCTCCCCATAAGACTGTGAGCTTTTGGGGgacaaaaatttcattttctgttttcctttaatcTTTAGCCCTTATGCTGCCAAAATACAGTATTCCAAAAAGTGTGTTCATTTCAGTAGTTGGACATGTTGGTGATTTTTTAGACCAACTTATATGTCAAATAAAGGCAGATTTCTTTGCTTGGTCCTCTGTTATCACTTCCtaagttttttcctgtaatctaCATCTTTACATACTGGTAATCTGTGGAAAATATTGAGCTGCTCAACAATAAAGGCTATTCCTGGTGGTTTTAGATTGGGTTCCTGaggagcagagcctgagacaagggtTCAGGTATATATTGTATAATGGGGGAATGATCTTAGGATGAGCCCCTCAGGAAGTGAGGAAAGCAGGGCTGGAAAGTGAAGGAGCTCAGTGAGGATGTGGCCTCAGATAACATCTAGTCTGGACCGGATCCACAGGGCATGTCCATGCCCTGGAGCACAGACACCCTGGCAGCATTGACCTTCTGAGGCAAGAGGACTGACTTTTCAGAGGGAATTAGTCAGTGGCTGTGGTCTGCCCCTCAGGATGTAAGGCTTAGGGCATCACTTTCTGGGTCAATTAGCTCCAATCAGCCAAGGGAAGTTTTCTGGAGAGGAAAGGGCAGATGTGAGCTGGTAGCAGCCAACTTTCACAGCATCACCAGCCCCGGGGACCTGGGCCCAGCAGAGTAGAGTCCACTGTGGCTAAATCCCTAGTGCCTGGCACCAAGTAGGTTCTTTCCAATTGATTGAAGGAGAGGACCAATGAAGAGCAGCAGAAGGCCTGCACCTAGAAGCGCCTCCAAATCCCCACGTTCTTTGTGCCCCCAAAACCTCTATGCCAGGTCCTGTGGATATGGCCATCATTACAGCAGACATGAGTCTTCAGGGAGCTTGTGGCCCAGTGTTTGATACTGTACTACCATTGCTTCCCATGATCCCTTCTGTCTTCCTAAGgaaacttcacttttttttttcaggtgtctACCTCAGGCAGCTCACATGCTCAGGGACAGggaccccctccccagctctaAGGGTAGCCCTGACTGAGTCAGGGTAACCTCCACTCCCCTGCTAGTGACTGGTCCCCAAGCCAGGCCTAATCCAATCAGTGCACAGTGAGTTTCTGCCCTGACAGTTGTTCAAGGAGGGCCACGGGACTTAAGTGATCCAGTGAGGGTGTATTTCAGGGCTCTTTGTTGGAATGTTGGGGTGctgccctctctcttcctctggatGTCCAGACAGGGAGATGTAGATGCAAGGGACTACCATAGCCCTTTGTCCCAAGAGGGGAGTGACTCTAGGACAAAGCCAGAACACAAAGAGGGTGCATACAAAGACTTTGCCAGAAACTGGGGTGGGGGCCCCAGAGTAAGTTCACCTGGAGCCCATCCTACCCCTAGACTTCCAGTGATGTTAGTGTGAGTTACGTGGTCAGTTACTTCAAGGTGAAAGTATCCTAACAAataccagtttttaaatttttatttattttttattttttgtgctgGGACTACCTACCAGGCAGACAGGAGTCCTGGCTCTGATCTTGCACCTCATAGCTGTGTGAAACTGTGGAAGggccttcccctctctgagcctaggTGATCTCTAAATACCTTTCACTCCTAATGACTCCTTgtttagtaaaaattaaaaacagctgGTGATGAACCAGGGCTCTAGGGGCTGTCTGAAAACAGATTATAGAAGTGAAGATCAATAAAATCCCTGAGGTTGTTTcagataaaggaaagaaaacaaaatggaaaggacTCAATCTCTCAGGTTAGTGGGCTGGACCATAAAAAGTCTGCCTGATTAAAAATAGAAACTTCTCATATTCAGAGTAGCTGGCAGCCTTTGTGTTCATTATTTCCCAATGACTGGAAATGAAGAAGTTAAGACTTGGCCGTCAAGGAGCTGAGAGAACATTCTAGCAGCAGGGTGACCAGCCAGGTGAGGTATGAAGCAGTTTGAGCAGGTTGCCCCAGGAGCCGAGTATGGATCAGGGCAGGACAGGGCTAGAGCTCAGAGCAGAGAAGGGAAACTGCAGGAAACGCCATCCTAGAAGCATTTTATGGCACAGACAGCTCACATACGCAGTTCTACAGTGATGCCTGGTCAGTGACCCCTAAAAGTTTTTTCCTACTCCACTGAGTTTCAGAAGTAAGAACTGATTGTGGAATTAGAAGACTGAATCCTGGTCTTCTCCAGCTTGTGTTTGTTCGGTGGCTCCCAATAAACCTCTTTACCCTCCAGAAACTTAATAtcttcatctattaaatgggGAGGAGGTGATACCTTGGCCTTCTCCCCACTAGATGCTGCTAATCAGCTTGCCGCCCACACCCTTATGACACAGCCCACACCCTGCCAggcctcagcttccccctccTCTAGAAGTCTGTGTCACAGTGGTCCCCACTGGGGACCCCGCTCAGGCCCACTGGATGCTAACAGTCTGGCCTTTCTCCCCTCCAAGCAGCCCACACTAGCCCCATTTCTGGGTCCTTCCGTCTGTCACCACAGGCCCTACACTGACCCAAACTTGTCAGATGGATACTAGTCCCAGATGCCCGAGTAGGCTAATTTTGATCCCATCAATTAAAATACCCAAGGGACTGGTTATTTCCCAGTAAACTGATAGATTGCCCAAGTTGAGcaattctttgttcatttttattaggGACTGtgtttatttggttttatttactcgaaataaaataagtaaataaaataaagaaggaaaagaacaggatagaaaccgaACTCTGTGGAGTACACATGGGGCAGATAAAGCTGTAATCAGAATTTCAACTCTTCTCTGACTATCCTGGTTCCACATTCCCTAgtaatttgggaaaatatttttcttctcttaagaGTAGTAGAACTAGCATGGCATGGACTCAGGACTCATGGATCCTAAAGACAGATCCAAACCAGGCATATTCCAGGTATAAACAAGAAGCCCTTTGGACGAGTGGTTCAGGTGCCTGAAGTCTACACACGGGATGGGCGCGGGGTTACCCACAGGGGGCGGGGCAGCCGACGCTGCTTTGATGCCCCACACCATCCTCAAGCCCAGTAATTGGAATACCCTCATTACAGTGACTAAGGGATGGGAGCAGCGAGATATGATAACacttttaacaataataatatttgtaattttacaAAGTACTTTCATACTTGTTATCACCAGTAGTTTGAGGAAACAACACAGCAACAAACGGAGCACACACAGGGTACAGAAGAATTACTCCACGCATGGCGCTTTGActtcatggagaaaagacctcccccaaccctccccaGGTCACCTGTCTCCTGACCGTCTGCTAACCTATTTCTCTTCTCTGTGATGAAACTGAGCGAAAAGGAAAAGTTTAGTGGTGTCCGTCGTCAAGCCAATGAGACTAAAAAGTTTAGGATCCTTGGGACGAGCTCCCATCCCCAATCACTTGAGCCCTAATGAGCGAGTGTCCACTAGCCAGAGGGCCCCTGCTCAGTGAGGGGGTCTCTGCCTGCACAGGCTGGACACAGGTGTCCTGCCCCACCCTGGAACCCCAGGCCCTCCAAGACCCCAGCTTTCCTCCAGTCCTTTCTGAAGTTCTCCACAGAGTGCACAGTACTTGGATAAACTCGGAAGGGAGCTGAGGGACCCCTCctaatatgtgccttggcatcCCAAAAGACCAGCACAAAAGCCCCACACCCGAGGAGATGTCCCAAGAATGCTGTGTGGTCCAACCTGCTTTAAGGGATTGATATTGTTATAAGAAATCACTCTAGCCATATTCgaagttattatttttcaaagcaaGTTTAGAACTAAGTGGTGGTGAGACACATAATCTTTCCCCCGTTGAGAGTGAGAGAAGACCGACCCATGAAAGAACTCCAGTGACTATGGCAATAGACTTTATCCTCCTTCCTGGGAAGCAAAGAGGATGGAACACAGGTCCAACATCTCACCTCTGAATTTGCGCTGGAGATTTCTGCCTTCATCCTTTTAAGAACTATTTTGAGCTctcgctatgtgccaggcactggggcgCTGGAGCAATGCCCAAGGAATGGTCTGTGCCGATGCTGCTGACTGGCCCACAGTTTCCTTTGAAACCCAAGCAAGGAGCCCTCTCTCCTGAGAGGTGATGCCCACAGCCAGCCCTGCAGACTTCTCCAAATCCTCAAGCACTTTCCAGCTCTTTGCCTGGCCTGTTCCTCCTGCCTCCAGTGACTTCAGGGTAGGATGAGGGACTATGTGGGTTGCAAAGTTTGAGTGACCATCAACTTGGGGCCACTTGTGCTATAAAGGGAAAACAGAGCCCCAGAGTGGACAAAGGAGCTATCCGAGGTCAAAACGTGCATTTTGATGGATCAGAACGGGAATCCAATCCATTAAGGAAATTCTGCAAAAATGTATGAAATGGGCTGCTTGGCCTCACTTTCTCCATGGAATAGTAAATCGATGGATACAGCCTCTGTCCTTGAGGAGAGATAAAGATAAACAAACAGCTCACAGACAGACTGACCATGGCCAGAACTATATGGCAGGGGCAGACCTGATTTGGAGGGGCCTCCTTATCTCCCTAGATAACCCCCATCCCCACACCCACCAAGGTTTTTCCTCTGGAAAAGCACAAGAGATAGACATCCATGAAAATAATCATGGTCTCACCAGAGATGCCCAGTGCACTCTTCCAAACAGGGGTTTCCAAGATCTGGCATTCCTCCAGAATTTTCTTCTAGACACCCATCCTGGGACTTTACTGTACCCTCCTGCAATCTAAAACAAACTTTGTGTGGAATAAACAGGAAGCACTTGACCCTTTCAAAGGAAACACTTGACCTTTACAAAGGGAAGATATCATACTCACAGTACATTCAGAAGAAATCTACGCAGCCAGCCAATGGATCtgcttttcttgctttattattTATGCTTCCATGGCCTCTTGGAAAAGTAGACAGTAGACCAATAAAATTAGCTGGCCTGATTGGGCAGGTGATGGAGGTTCTGGAGCAATGGCCACACCGCTTCCTCGGGGGTTTCTCCTCATCCCCGGAGGCAGCTGCATGATATTTAGACCACACCCACTGGGGTGTGGCTTCCCTTATGAAGTCCATTCATATCTTTTGCAACTACTATATTTCCCAATCACACTGGCTCTGGAACCTGGAGTATTCTACAGGTAGATCAGCCTGTAGTTCTGATGTTAAATATTCGACGCAAATATCACTACTGTCATCAGTGGGAAGAAGTTGATAGCTGGGTTTTCTGGGGTCATACTCTTTAttccctatttctttcttttgctaatTTTTTCAGGTACTTTATAGTTGTCAGTTCTATCAGCTTAGCTCACATGGAGTCCTTTGAGGGAAGAGAACTCAGAGAGAGATGAACAGACAAATACATAGTTTCTGTTGGGGGTAACAGGAATCAAAAATTCACGTCGAAATTTGTGATCGTTCAAGAACATTACAAATTGTTTTCTGATTGCATATTTGTTGTGCTGGAGTAATGAGGCTAGGGTTGTTTTCTCCCCTCtggcttttctgtattttcaaagtTGTCCTTCAGGAACAGGTATTACTTTAGAAATCATTTTTAGAAGATTTAAAATAAGATGGGATTCTTATCTTCAGGTTTACCAGAGGGCGGTGATGATGTCTGAGAAAGTTGCAGACCCACTGATCCCCGAATGGAAAAGCAATGGGTCCAATGGACATATTTTCAATTCTGCTTTCACTAATGAACactaatgaggagaaaaatcattcAAATATTCCTTCCCCATTTCGAGATGTTTCATAATACGTATTGTATGACCATAGCACCAAGAGTTGTGGGCAGCGTTCTTCTTCCTTTGGGATGCTACCTTTAGCAGACATGACTCTCATCCCCACCAACGTATGGAGCAGATAACCCAGAGATGCATTCTAGACAAGAGGTGACACTGGCCCTTTCCTGAGCTTGGTTCAGCCTGGGATGCACTCACAGGCCAGACCAACCAGGCCATGGGGATGTTGAGTCTGGAGCTGCCAGAATCAGGAAGAGGCCCTGAAGGGCGCCCTGAGCTGCCACCTTGCCTCACCCAGGGAGGCGGGCCTGTCTGTCGGAATGCATCTTGGTCAGGTCCATGGCAGATGAGGTGAGAGGCCACCCTCTATGGCTCTGTTCACTGAGCCCCTTACAGAAGGACGGGCTGAGGTGACAGCAGTAGTCCCATCGTGATGGAGGCTGACAGCAGACCAGGCAGACACTGACCCAGAATCTGGGTCAGGAAGGAAAGAGCCCTGCCTGCTAATGACagggtgaggcctttgggagtcTGCGAGCCACACCTGCCTGTCACTCCAGACAGGTTCTGCTTCAGGGCAAACTCCCATGGGGATGTATGGAAGAGGCTGGGAAGGACAgtactggggtgggtggggatgcCCGCTGAGCCATGCGGGGCTGCACCAGGGATGCCTGAGCGCaaacagcggccagaggccagtagGTCACAGTGGAGGGTAGCCAAGTGGGCTGGAGGCCAGGCCAGGCACTAAATCTCGATGAGGAGCCACACACGCCTGCAGGGAGAAGAGCGCTTGGAGTTCTCCATCAGCCAAGGTAGCCTTGCAGGGGTGGGAGTCAGTGGGGAGCATCAGGGAGATGGCTAAGGGAGGACCAGCCCTTGCCAACACCATCAAGGGACCACCATCTAGACTTGAGGCTGCCCCGATCACCTGTGGATAATGGGATTTGAGCCTAGTGTCCATCAAGGGCTGGGAGGGTAAAGATGACCGTCCAGTCTGGGGGCATTGCGGTGAGCCAATGGAtgggaggcagtggcccgaggccAGGCAGTGGCCTGAATATGTTTTTACAGCATGGTcatggggaggggtgaggggcgAGCAAGGAGTTTCCAGTTTCACCCTTGCTTTTTGGTTCTCCCAGATGCTGGGCCTGTGAGAGGTCTAGGAAAATATTAATGACCATGCCATGCCCGGACTCCAAGAGCCTGAGTCTGGTGGGAACACAGGAGAGCACAGAGATACAGACAAGCTTGGTAAAGGCTGAGGTAGAGGTAGCTCTGGGAGGTGAGTGCATTCAAGAGGCACCTGATCCCTCCTGAAGTGCTTGGGACGGTTTCATAGATGGGGCAATCTTGAACTGGGttctgaaggatgaataggagttctcCAGGTGAAAACTGAGGGCAAGAGTAGCACAACAAAGATCTTGCCGCCTAGAGAAAGTGAGTAAATGATCTAATGCCTCCAGAAAATGTGACCTTGGGCTTCTGCTTCCctttctgaaaaatgggaatatcCTACCTCTGAAGTAGTCATCTCAGACCTGGGAGCACATTAGAATTATCTGGGACCTTTAAGAATATTCATTCCCTGAATATCCCTcctgagattctgatttagttggTTTGGGATAAAGGCAGCATGAGGGTGCTTTTAAGAACCTCTCCTGGGGACTATAATAAACCTCCAAGGTTGAGATTCTCTGCACTAAAGCAAATAATTCCCACCTGATGATTGTGGGAAGCTTCTGGGACATCTCTGAAAACACTGAGCTTCCTTACACAACCAGATATCAATCATTGCTGTAAAGCTATAGCAATTAAGACAGTGAAGTATTGGCACAGAGACACACTACTCGACAAATGGAACAGACTAGAGAATCCAGGTCAGACACACCCAAGAAGAGTCACCTGCTATGTGACAAAGGAACCACTACAATTCACTGGGAAAGGATGGTCCTTTCAACAGATAGTGCTGGAAAGTCTGAACAGCCACATGGGGAAAAATGAACTTTGACCATGTCTCACTCCACATTCAAAACTAATTTAAGAAATCATAAACCCAAATGTGAAAGGTACTAGAATGAACCATATGAACTGCTGATATTCAATGATATTTTTAGCTTAAAAACTACAATGGTCAAAATAATTaatcttctagaagaaaatataatagaatatctttatgaccttgagATAGGCAAAGGCTTCTTAAACAGCACACAAAAAAGTATTAACCATAAGAAAATGATGAATTGCTCTTTGTGAATATTAAGAATTTCTGTTCACCAAGTCACCTAAGAGCGtgaaaaggcaagtcacagactgggagataGTACTTACAAGATGtatgtctgataaaggactaatactacctgatttttaaaatttttacaaattaataaggaaaagacaACTTAAAATGTAGgcaaagacttgaacagatacttcatcaaagaggatatacaaatggccaagaagcatctGAAAGGGTGCTCAACGTCATCAGCCATCAGGAatacacaaaaaaaacccaaaacagaaaaacaagataCCACTACCTACCCACAAAAATAGCTGAAATTAACAGGACTGACAACTCCTGGGTGTGGAAAGTGGAACTCTCTTACACGGCTGGTGGGTGTGTAAACTGGTACATGCACTGTCGAAAATTGCTTGGCGGGACCCATTAAGCTAAACCTAAGCTTACCCTTTGACCCATTAATATATCTCGTGTGTATATCCAACAGAAATGAGTGCTTGTGGGTTCATAAAACACAGGTACTGGAATGTCCATAGCAGCTTTATGGGATAGCCCCAAAGTGTACACCCAAATGTACATTAACagtgaatgaaaaaaacaaaaaaagatttcagCCACTGTCCCAGATGATAATTTCCATTTCCATAGGTGAGCCTACAATTCTCTGTTATTTGCAGGATCCCCAATAGACACGTGACAGATCAAGAGTGTGAAACACAACAGGGCCCAAATCACATTAGAACATATTCAAGTGGACCTCTAAGTGATAAAGGAAGGAATGAGTTAATAAACACACaactttattctttaaattaagCTCTAATGGGAGTGTCAGAGgtgactgaattttttaaaaatgaacatttatttttaaagcaatttccaACAAGATTCTAGGTCACCCCAAAGAGGTTTCAGTACAAAATGTTGAaagtctttcttaaaaaaaaaaaaaatctaggcaggtaagaaaaaaaaaaaaagaagaagaagagaagtatAAACACAAGTCATAAGAAATTTAGGAAGTATTCTGTAAATAGCAAAAATCGTTGCATCCAAGATGGCATTTTGAAACAATGGAGACAAGGTAATCAATTCTACAAATATTGGGAAATGaacacatcatttaaaaattaaattaaattaaaattaaaagtactgAAGGAAAATCTGTTAGAGTGAAGAACTTCCTAAGCACTATACATACAAAAGCCAGAAACCATGTAAGGAAAGATGGATATAAAgtaatataatgttttaaaactgcACAGCATACACAAAATAAGGACCAATCACAAACAAGAACACGTGTGCATGGTAGAGACCTAATGGTCTTCACAATGGAGACTTCTTATGCATCAGGAATAACCATATATGCTCCTTAATGGGCAGGTAAGGAATGTGGGGAAATACGCATTGAAGCATTGTGAATGGGGTCTGGCTTTGCTTTTCTTCATCTCATTCTCTTTATCTTACTTTCTTCTTTACCCTTATCTCTGCAGAACAAGGCGCTTTCATACATACTGTTGACAAAAATTCAATTAACTTtcaagttaagaagaaaaaaaggaaatttcattcaaaccaaactgaggattatcacccaggaagcagattctcagaaagctctgagaactgttccacctgtTAGAAGTCGAGGGCAcagtcatatacatttttaagacaaaggatcatacatcaaaaTAATACACGGATATTTTACATAGAGGTCACCAAGGATCCATAGTCCGGGTATGCACGTGTACAAAGCAAGCAGCGAGTCACCGCGATCCCCTAAAGAGCTGAGAAAGAACACTGTTCCTTTAAGAAGTTACATTGCTAgcatcagaagaaagaaaaaaaactgatctTTACGGAGTGGAGCAGGGCACTCCCATCTTTGAGGAGCTCTGGTGAATGTGTAATGCAGATGCGCACTGAATattaaggagggagggaggaggcccaaacacatgaagagaattttatgtttaatttttcttgtcctgccttaaaaggtaaattttatttcatcaaccTTATTAGTAGATACATTTACTGATAGGTATTGCATATTTTTTCATGTCAACTTTGTCAGTTAGATGCTGTTAGACCCATTTTA
Protein-coding regions in this window:
- the LOC133085679 gene encoding LOW QUALITY PROTEIN: serpin A12-like (The sequence of the model RefSeq protein was modified relative to this genomic sequence to represent the inferred CDS: inserted 1 base in 1 codon; substituted 2 bases at 2 genomic stop codons), whose amino-acid sequence is MNPMLVPGLLLAGLLTVEGLLKPNFSPENHEAVSQGQAGKGSTTAQELAKXNTDFGLKLFKKLSFNSPDNNILLSPGSISMAFAMLCLGAQDSTLAEIKEAFNFRNIPKKDLHEGFHYLIHRLNQANQDSKMRLGNALFINQKLKPQKKFLTDVKNLYKADTVPTNFQNSENAQXQINDYVSVKTQWRINNLIKKIDPDTVMLLINYVFFRARWQHEFDPKATKEEDFILDGNKAVKVPMKFHMGMYEVGHDDQLSCTVLEMPYQGNMTAVFILPDEGKIKHVEEALGMNTFARWKKLLIRRVLDVFVPLLFITGNHDLKKTLSYLGITKIFEEHGDLTRISPHRSLKVGEAVHTATLKMDEKGTEGAAGSGAQTLPMXTPFKVKINKCFLLMIAENGMNNLLFLGRILNPSGR